A stretch of Anaeromyxobacter dehalogenans 2CP-1 DNA encodes these proteins:
- a CDS encoding M23 family metallopeptidase: MAVPPKTQVFTVIVVSDHSQAIRKFRVPQKWLKKAAYGGGAVVLVGLLALGHYLSLLGSSSENGVLKEENAQLRSQILLVQEKVAHISATLDRVERFDAKLRTAVTQLQDPERNLAIGPVGNADGEPSIPGPAPAAEASIAALPGKLGSLETEASRQEQSLRELQEYFDDQRSLLASTPSIWPARGWVTSDFGTRIDPYTAERKMHQGLDIATPHGQPIYTPSDGTVVFAGTEGAYGKVLVLDHGYGVKTRYAHLSEVFVRLGDRVKRGDKVAAVGNTGRSTGPHLHYEVRVNGIPENPRKFILE, from the coding sequence ATGGCGGTACCGCCCAAGACCCAGGTGTTCACGGTCATCGTGGTCTCCGACCACTCGCAGGCGATCCGCAAGTTCCGCGTCCCCCAGAAGTGGCTGAAGAAGGCGGCTTACGGCGGCGGTGCCGTCGTGCTGGTCGGGCTGCTCGCCCTCGGTCACTACCTCTCCCTGCTCGGGTCGTCCTCGGAGAACGGCGTCCTCAAGGAGGAGAACGCCCAGCTCCGATCGCAGATCCTGCTGGTCCAGGAGAAGGTCGCCCACATCTCGGCGACCCTCGACCGCGTCGAGCGCTTCGACGCGAAGCTCCGCACCGCGGTGACGCAGCTCCAGGATCCGGAGCGGAACCTCGCCATCGGGCCGGTCGGCAACGCCGACGGCGAGCCGTCGATCCCCGGGCCCGCCCCCGCCGCCGAGGCGAGCATCGCCGCGCTGCCCGGGAAGCTGGGCTCGCTCGAGACCGAGGCCTCGCGCCAGGAGCAGAGCCTGCGCGAGCTGCAGGAGTACTTCGACGACCAGCGCTCGCTGCTCGCCTCCACGCCGTCGATCTGGCCGGCGCGCGGCTGGGTGACCTCCGACTTCGGTACCCGCATCGACCCGTACACGGCCGAGCGGAAGATGCACCAGGGCCTCGACATCGCCACCCCGCACGGCCAGCCCATCTACACGCCGTCGGACGGCACGGTGGTGTTCGCCGGCACCGAGGGCGCGTACGGCAAGGTGCTGGTCCTCGACCACGGCTACGGCGTGAAGACCCGCTACGCCCACCTCTCCGAGGTCTTCGTCCGCCTGGGCGACCGCGTGAAGCGCGGCGACAAGGTGGCCGCCGTCGGCAACACCGGCCGCTCCACCGGCCCGCACCTGCACTACGAGGTGCGCGTGAACGGCATCCCGGAGAACCCGAGGAAGTTCATCCTGGAGTGA
- a CDS encoding NlpC/P60 family protein — protein sequence MSRLAPLALAALALAACAGPARVGRPDPARGGDGDLGERLAERAAALVGERGAFRAGGERFNPDCSGFVQAVYQAEGIPLRRLMALASPRETSGAAAAYQAVRAYGVAFGGGGQWPAPGDLVFFHDTYDRDRDGRADDPFTHVGVVERVRGGTVVFLHRGGRAVVRAALTPGRPDATLAPDGTRLNSPIRDRRPPLRDGATLTGQLFAGYGRIDPARVPRDLARAAGR from the coding sequence GTGTCCCGCCTCGCCCCGCTCGCGCTCGCGGCGCTCGCGCTCGCCGCCTGCGCCGGACCGGCCCGGGTCGGCCGGCCCGATCCGGCCCGCGGCGGTGACGGCGACCTCGGCGAGCGCCTGGCCGAGCGGGCCGCAGCGCTCGTGGGCGAGCGCGGCGCGTTCCGGGCCGGCGGCGAGCGCTTCAACCCCGACTGCTCCGGCTTCGTCCAGGCCGTCTACCAGGCCGAGGGGATCCCGCTGCGCCGGCTCATGGCGCTCGCCTCGCCGCGCGAGACGTCCGGGGCCGCGGCCGCATACCAGGCGGTGCGCGCGTACGGCGTCGCCTTCGGTGGCGGCGGCCAGTGGCCCGCGCCCGGCGACCTGGTCTTCTTCCACGACACGTACGACCGCGATCGCGACGGGCGCGCCGACGACCCGTTCACGCACGTGGGCGTGGTGGAGCGCGTGCGCGGCGGGACGGTGGTGTTCCTGCACCGCGGCGGGCGCGCGGTGGTGCGGGCCGCGCTCACCCCGGGCCGGCCGGACGCGACGCTCGCGCCCGACGGCACCCGCCTCAACAGCCCGATCCGCGATCGGCGCCCGCCCCTGCGCGACGGCGCGACGCTCACCGGCCAGCTGTTCGCGGGCTACGGACGCATCGACCCCGCGCGCGTGCCGCGGGACCTCGCGCGCGCCGCCGGGCGCTGA
- the secA gene encoding preprotein translocase subunit SecA: MFNYVLKKVLGTKNERELKRLRPLVARVAELEPRMKALRDEDFPRLIAEWKQQVREKGRTLDDLMPEAFALVREAGVRALGMRHFDVQLIGGAVLHSGKIAEMKTGEGKTLVATLPCVLNALSGRGVHVVTVNDYLARRDAEWMGRLYRFCGLRTGVIVHGLTDRERQEAYGSDITYGQNNEFGFDYLRDNMKFRLQDYVQGELNFAIVDEVDSILIDEARTPLIISGPSDESSELYARVNGVIPSMIRDQDFTVDEKSRTIVMTDAGVEKMEKKLSVQNLYAPEEIETLHHVEQALRAHHIYRNEVDYVVKDGEVLIVDEFTGRLMPGRRWSDGLHQAVEAKEGVKIEAENQTLATISFQNYFRMYSKLAGMTGTADTEAEEFAKTYNIDVVVIPTNKKNVRKDSEDVVYKTEGEKFDALCTEIEQRHGTGQPVLVGTVSVAKSEVVSTLLKRRGVPHAVLNAKHHQREAEIVAQAGRKGAVTISTNMAGRGTDIILGGNAEMMAKHEVGPEPDAPMEGEEEQAFLDRKADWGRRLEAALEKLKAQTTAEHEEVVKLGGLHIVGTERHESRRIDNQLRGRAGRQGDPGSSIFYLSLEDELMRIFGSDRIQGLMGRMGMKDGEQIEHPWLTKAIEGAQKKVEAHNFDIRKNLLEYDDVMNQQRRSIYRLRRMVLGFGAGVPVVEYEEDPKTKKKTRHEQVFTWADAGEHMLDLVEDLVVEMVGASCPSRVADWDLDGLSANIREQFGVEMKFTPPVGRAQEARRALEEQVFNVVEKLYRAKEEELGKDPEGTPVLRRWEQYLYLQAIDQQWKDHLLSMDHLRQGIGLRGYGQKDPKQEYKKEGYEMFVQMTWRVKSAVIGNLLRLQLVRQETAEELEAKRLAMQRKALQRITASHAESAGDGDAKPAPKQETVVRQHPKVGRNDPCPCGSGKKYKKCHGATEAAV; encoded by the coding sequence ATGTTCAACTACGTCCTGAAGAAGGTCCTCGGCACCAAGAACGAGCGCGAGCTGAAGCGCCTCCGGCCGCTCGTGGCGCGGGTCGCCGAGCTGGAGCCGCGCATGAAGGCGCTCCGGGACGAGGACTTCCCCCGGCTGATCGCCGAGTGGAAGCAGCAGGTCCGCGAGAAGGGGCGCACGCTCGACGACCTCATGCCGGAGGCGTTCGCGCTGGTGCGCGAGGCGGGGGTCCGCGCGCTGGGCATGCGCCACTTCGACGTGCAGCTCATCGGCGGCGCGGTGCTCCACTCCGGGAAGATCGCCGAGATGAAGACCGGCGAGGGCAAGACGCTGGTCGCGACGCTGCCGTGCGTGCTGAACGCGCTCTCCGGCCGCGGCGTGCACGTCGTCACCGTGAACGACTACCTGGCCCGGCGCGACGCCGAGTGGATGGGCCGCCTGTATCGCTTCTGCGGGCTCCGCACCGGCGTCATCGTCCACGGCCTCACCGACCGCGAGCGCCAGGAGGCCTACGGCTCGGACATCACCTACGGCCAGAACAACGAGTTCGGCTTCGACTACCTGCGCGACAACATGAAGTTCAGGCTCCAGGACTACGTCCAGGGCGAGCTGAACTTCGCCATCGTGGACGAGGTGGACTCGATCCTCATCGACGAGGCGCGCACCCCGCTCATCATCTCGGGCCCGTCGGACGAGTCGTCCGAGCTCTACGCGCGGGTGAACGGGGTCATCCCGTCGATGATCCGCGACCAGGACTTCACGGTGGACGAGAAGAGCCGCACCATCGTGATGACCGACGCGGGCGTGGAGAAGATGGAGAAGAAGCTCTCCGTCCAGAACCTCTACGCGCCCGAGGAGATCGAGACCCTCCACCACGTCGAGCAGGCGCTCCGCGCCCACCACATCTACCGGAACGAGGTGGACTACGTGGTGAAGGACGGCGAGGTCCTCATCGTCGACGAGTTCACCGGCCGCCTCATGCCCGGCCGGCGCTGGTCGGACGGCCTGCACCAGGCCGTCGAGGCGAAGGAGGGCGTGAAGATCGAGGCGGAGAACCAGACGCTCGCCACCATCTCCTTCCAGAACTACTTCCGCATGTACTCGAAGCTCGCGGGCATGACCGGCACCGCGGACACCGAGGCGGAGGAGTTCGCCAAGACCTACAACATCGACGTCGTCGTCATCCCGACGAACAAGAAGAACGTCCGCAAGGACTCCGAGGACGTCGTCTACAAGACCGAGGGCGAGAAGTTCGACGCGCTCTGCACCGAGATCGAGCAGCGCCACGGCACCGGGCAGCCGGTGCTGGTCGGCACCGTCTCGGTGGCGAAGAGCGAGGTGGTCTCGACCCTGCTGAAGCGGCGCGGCGTCCCCCACGCCGTCCTGAACGCCAAGCACCACCAGCGCGAGGCGGAGATCGTCGCGCAGGCCGGTCGCAAGGGCGCGGTGACCATCTCCACCAACATGGCCGGCCGCGGCACCGACATCATCCTGGGCGGCAACGCCGAGATGATGGCGAAGCACGAGGTGGGCCCGGAGCCGGACGCGCCCATGGAGGGCGAGGAGGAGCAGGCGTTCCTCGACCGCAAGGCCGACTGGGGGCGGCGCCTCGAGGCCGCGCTGGAGAAGCTGAAGGCGCAGACCACCGCGGAGCACGAGGAGGTCGTGAAGCTGGGCGGCCTGCACATCGTCGGCACCGAGCGCCACGAGTCGCGGCGCATCGACAACCAGCTCCGCGGCCGCGCCGGCCGCCAGGGCGACCCCGGCTCGTCGATCTTCTACCTGTCCCTCGAGGACGAGCTCATGCGCATCTTCGGGTCCGACCGGATCCAGGGGCTCATGGGCCGCATGGGCATGAAGGACGGCGAGCAGATCGAGCACCCCTGGCTCACCAAGGCCATCGAGGGCGCGCAGAAGAAGGTCGAGGCGCACAACTTCGACATCCGCAAGAACCTGCTCGAGTACGACGACGTCATGAACCAGCAGCGCCGGTCGATCTACCGGCTGCGGCGCATGGTGCTGGGCTTCGGCGCGGGCGTGCCGGTGGTCGAGTACGAGGAGGATCCCAAGACCAAGAAGAAGACCCGGCACGAGCAGGTGTTCACCTGGGCCGACGCGGGCGAGCACATGCTCGACCTCGTGGAGGACCTGGTGGTCGAGATGGTCGGCGCGAGCTGCCCGAGCCGCGTCGCCGACTGGGATCTCGACGGCCTGTCGGCGAACATCCGCGAGCAGTTCGGCGTGGAGATGAAGTTCACGCCGCCGGTCGGCCGCGCCCAGGAGGCGCGCCGCGCGCTCGAGGAGCAGGTCTTCAACGTGGTGGAGAAGCTGTACCGGGCCAAGGAGGAGGAGCTCGGGAAGGACCCCGAGGGCACCCCGGTGCTGCGGCGCTGGGAGCAGTACCTGTACCTCCAGGCCATCGACCAGCAGTGGAAGGACCACCTGCTCTCGATGGACCACCTGCGCCAGGGCATCGGCCTGCGCGGCTACGGCCAGAAGGACCCGAAGCAGGAGTACAAGAAGGAGGGCTACGAGATGTTCGTGCAGATGACCTGGCGCGTGAAGAGCGCGGTCATCGGCAACCTCCTCCGCCTGCAGCTCGTCCGCCAGGAGACCGCCGAGGAGCTCGAGGCGAAGCGCCTGGCCATGCAGCGCAAGGCGCTCCAGCGGATCACCGCCAGCCACGCCGAGTCCGCCGGCGACGGCGACGCGAAGCCCGCGCCCAAGCAGGAGACGGTGGTGCGCCAGCACCCCAAGGTCGGCCGCAACGACCCCTGCCCGTGCGGCTCGGGCAAGAAGTACAAGAAGTGCCACGGCGCGACCGAGGCCGCGGTCTAG
- a CDS encoding BamA/TamA family outer membrane protein, which produces MRLAARSSLALLLLAAARAAAAPSPAPAPGPSPGTAASAEAAGASASDNPPPAAEPGERTAETAAHPEGHVAAAEAQRHGNRWFALPVLFWLPETRLGFGATGGLHLDLRGAPRPSSVFVGAVYTLERQGSVDVAGEIYLPNGTLLSGRTRVVHFPDVFYGIGPHTTSDDREKFTRRGAEAVVTAELPVVPNLRVGPRVDLRAEEVQEREPGGLLARGTVAGWDGYTAAAAGASATYDTRDSTFWPMRGTVLQAWYVYAPAALGRRHATFGRGVAEARHFVPLGHRRVLGLHAYAEGAHGEPPFTLLPKLGSTRFLRGIREGRYRDRVDWVTQAELRTPVVGRLGAAAFAAVGDVAPSLRALTLQSVKASGGLGLRWKLTDDGANIRVDLAASRFGVELYVLVLEAF; this is translated from the coding sequence ATGCGCCTCGCCGCCCGCTCCTCGCTCGCCCTGCTGCTGCTCGCCGCCGCCCGCGCCGCCGCGGCCCCGTCCCCCGCCCCTGCCCCCGGGCCCTCCCCCGGGACCGCGGCGTCCGCCGAGGCCGCCGGCGCGAGCGCGTCCGACAACCCGCCGCCCGCCGCCGAGCCGGGGGAGCGCACCGCCGAGACCGCCGCGCACCCGGAGGGCCACGTGGCGGCCGCCGAGGCCCAGCGCCACGGCAACCGCTGGTTCGCGCTGCCGGTGCTGTTCTGGCTCCCCGAGACGCGGCTCGGCTTCGGCGCCACCGGCGGCCTGCACCTCGACCTGCGCGGCGCGCCCCGCCCCTCGAGCGTGTTCGTGGGCGCGGTCTACACGCTGGAGCGGCAGGGCTCGGTGGACGTCGCCGGCGAGATCTACCTGCCGAACGGCACGTTGCTGAGCGGCCGCACGCGCGTGGTCCACTTCCCGGACGTCTTCTACGGGATCGGCCCACACACCACGAGCGACGACCGCGAGAAGTTCACCCGCCGCGGCGCGGAGGCGGTGGTCACCGCCGAGCTGCCGGTGGTCCCGAACCTCCGCGTCGGGCCGCGGGTGGACCTGCGCGCCGAGGAGGTCCAGGAGCGCGAGCCGGGCGGACTGCTGGCGCGCGGCACGGTCGCGGGCTGGGACGGCTACACCGCGGCCGCCGCGGGCGCGAGCGCCACCTACGACACGCGCGACAGCACGTTCTGGCCGATGCGCGGGACGGTGCTGCAGGCCTGGTACGTGTACGCGCCGGCGGCGCTGGGGCGGCGGCACGCCACCTTCGGCCGCGGCGTGGCGGAGGCGCGCCACTTCGTGCCGCTCGGCCACCGGCGCGTGCTGGGCCTGCACGCCTACGCCGAGGGGGCGCACGGCGAGCCGCCGTTCACGCTGCTGCCGAAGCTGGGCAGCACGCGGTTCCTGCGCGGGATCCGCGAGGGGCGCTACCGCGACCGCGTGGACTGGGTCACGCAGGCGGAGCTCCGCACGCCGGTGGTGGGCCGCCTGGGCGCGGCGGCGTTCGCCGCCGTCGGCGACGTGGCGCCGTCGCTGCGGGCGCTCACGCTGCAGTCGGTGAAGGCGTCCGGGGGGCTCGGCCTGCGCTGGAAGCTCACCGACGACGGCGCGAACATCCGCGTCGATCTCGCGGCGAGCCGGTTCGGCGTGGAGCTGTACGTGCTCGTGCTGGAGGCGTTCTAG
- a CDS encoding DNA-3-methyladenine glycosylase family protein, with translation MQVPEPFDLVLTVRSHGWYDLPPWRWDEARRVLGRPLRLSGARVAYAEVAEGEPGRLAFRAFAQGRLGAAEAREARALLGACLALDEDLAPFQALAAELERRRAAGKGRDLPDLRWALARGAGRLLRSPTVYEDAVKTLCTTNCSWALTRSMVTRLCETLGEPGPLATRAFPTAEAMAARTERFYRDEIRAGYRAPFLLALARGAADGTLDLEALRRSPLDTDALGRRISGLKGFGPYATEHLLRLLGRHDHLALDSWTRPKLARLRGKRRPPADRTLRRWFAPYGRWAGLAMWLEVTADWHGDAPSWP, from the coding sequence ATGCAAGTGCCCGAGCCGTTCGACCTCGTCCTCACCGTCCGGAGCCACGGCTGGTACGACCTGCCGCCGTGGCGCTGGGACGAGGCCCGCCGCGTGCTCGGGCGCCCCCTGCGGCTCTCCGGCGCACGCGTCGCGTACGCGGAGGTGGCCGAGGGCGAGCCCGGCCGGCTCGCGTTCCGCGCGTTCGCGCAGGGGCGGCTCGGCGCCGCCGAGGCGCGGGAGGCGCGCGCGCTGCTCGGCGCCTGCCTCGCGCTCGACGAGGACCTCGCGCCGTTCCAGGCGCTCGCGGCGGAGCTCGAGCGCCGGCGCGCCGCGGGGAAGGGGCGCGACCTGCCCGACCTGCGCTGGGCGCTGGCGCGCGGCGCGGGCCGGCTGCTCCGGTCACCCACCGTGTACGAGGACGCGGTGAAGACGCTCTGCACCACCAACTGCTCCTGGGCGCTCACCCGCTCCATGGTGACGCGCCTGTGCGAGACGCTCGGCGAGCCCGGGCCGCTCGCCACCCGCGCCTTCCCCACCGCCGAGGCCATGGCCGCGCGGACCGAGCGCTTCTACCGCGACGAGATCCGCGCCGGGTACCGGGCGCCGTTCCTGCTCGCGCTCGCGCGCGGCGCCGCGGACGGGACGCTCGACCTCGAGGCGCTGCGCCGCTCCCCGCTCGACACCGACGCGCTCGGCCGCCGGATCTCGGGGCTGAAGGGCTTCGGCCCCTACGCGACCGAGCACCTGCTCCGCCTGCTCGGCCGCCACGATCACCTGGCGCTGGACTCGTGGACGCGCCCCAAGCTCGCACGCCTCCGGGGGAAACGCCGGCCCCCGGCGGATCGCACGCTGCGGCGCTGGTTCGCGCCCTACGGGCGGTGGGCCGGGCTGGCCATGTGGCTGGAGGTGACCGCCGACTGGCACGGGGACGCGCCGAGCTGGCCCTGA
- a CDS encoding Lrp/AsnC ligand binding domain-containing protein — translation MKAAFVLVKCELGRIEEVANALMEIEGVSEVHSVTGTWDLLVKLYAPEYDAFGDLIPDQVQKVAGVRDTETLLAFRAFKPLA, via the coding sequence ATGAAGGCAGCGTTCGTGCTGGTGAAGTGCGAGCTGGGCCGCATCGAGGAGGTGGCGAACGCGCTCATGGAGATCGAGGGCGTGTCCGAGGTCCACTCCGTCACCGGCACCTGGGACCTGCTCGTGAAGCTCTACGCCCCCGAGTACGACGCCTTCGGAGATCTCATCCCTGACCAGGTCCAGAAGGTGGCCGGCGTCCGCGACACGGAGACGCTGCTCGCCTTCCGCGCGTTCAAGCCGCTCGCCTGA
- a CDS encoding acyl-CoA thioesterase, with amino-acid sequence MAFRIRQPVRHPDVDRAGIVYFPRFYDFFHRALEDFFTAEVGIPFWDLGDQLKVALPVVRIETDFEKPLQHGDAVTIQLTTLHIGAHSISIRYDVFRPNEAETAASSTIVLCCIEVPAWKKAPIPPEIRAAFEKHRV; translated from the coding sequence ATGGCCTTCCGCATCCGCCAGCCGGTCCGCCACCCCGACGTCGATCGCGCCGGGATCGTGTACTTCCCGCGCTTCTACGACTTCTTCCACCGCGCGCTGGAGGACTTCTTCACCGCCGAGGTCGGGATCCCGTTCTGGGATCTCGGCGACCAGCTCAAGGTCGCGCTGCCGGTGGTGCGCATCGAGACCGACTTCGAGAAGCCGCTGCAGCACGGCGACGCGGTGACGATCCAGCTCACCACGCTGCACATCGGCGCGCACTCGATCTCGATCCGCTACGACGTCTTCCGGCCGAACGAGGCCGAGACCGCCGCGAGCTCGACGATCGTGCTCTGCTGCATCGAGGTGCCCGCCTGGAAGAAGGCGCCCATCCCGCCGGAGATCCGGGCGGCGTTCGAGAAGCATCGGGTGTAG
- a CDS encoding CRISPR-associated helicase/endonuclease Cas3 codes for MDGAPSGFWGKLRRPPGGPVERWHPLVAHCADVAACLEALLADDVIRSRLARLAGLGDLTPPQRARLCVLGALHDAGKFNHGFQRKGDPAPSDVAGHVGELFALLAAPGPERSALAEALSLREIDGWGASRLLVAALAHHGAPENVRSPSRPPRAALWRPADGRDPIGGIACLADAARSWFPAWREPADPFLDRPAFQHAFSGLVTLADWVGSDEASFPYASTKDGRMSFARERAPEGLRRLWIDPSAARTALGGRAPAFTRLFDVPSPRPAQQAVLDLPVAPEGGLTVLEAETGSGKTEAAVARFARLFADGLVNGMYFALPTRTSATQIHRRLVDAMRRCFPDENSRPPVVLAVPGYLRVDDAEGKRDPRLPPFSVSWPDDEQERMRWRGWAVEHGKRYLAGTVVVGTIDQVLLSALPLKHAHLRAASLLRHLLVVDEVHASDAYMNRLLATVLDRHLAAGGHALLMSATLGAAARERFTRARDDATPPPLSTCAEMRYPGITCRSAGSRVADSRPRPAGAAGNPKPITVESVAILEDPSAVARRALDAARAGARVLVIRNTVNGALAVQRALEVLAAPADGARLFTCEGQAAPHHSRYAGPDRERLDRAIESALGKGTDPGGHVVVATQTVQQSLDLDADFLLTDLCPADVLLQRAGRLHRHADRVRPAGFERARVMLLVPSTPDLGRYIDGRGAARGPHGIGTVYRDLRILEATWAFIRHRPEIDIPAMNRAFVEAATHPEALAGVVARGAGRWGLHARAVTGALLGEQVLAATNAFDWDRPFGDAGFPTGFDAVVKTRLGAGDRIARFEPAVPSPFAGSVEFLSIPAWFAQGAGSEEVPRSVNVSGRFVRFQFGARRFVYDRLGLRPEDASGPPHEEDAADA; via the coding sequence GTGGACGGAGCGCCGTCCGGTTTCTGGGGAAAGCTGCGACGTCCGCCGGGCGGACCGGTGGAGCGCTGGCATCCGCTCGTCGCGCACTGCGCCGATGTCGCGGCTTGCCTCGAGGCGCTTCTCGCCGATGACGTCATTCGCTCGAGGCTGGCGCGCCTCGCCGGCCTTGGCGACCTCACGCCGCCCCAGCGGGCGCGGCTCTGCGTCCTCGGTGCGCTCCACGACGCCGGCAAGTTCAACCACGGCTTCCAGCGGAAGGGAGATCCGGCTCCGTCCGACGTGGCGGGGCACGTGGGCGAGCTGTTCGCGCTGCTCGCAGCGCCCGGTCCGGAGCGCTCCGCGCTCGCCGAGGCGCTCTCGCTTCGCGAGATCGACGGCTGGGGTGCCTCCCGGCTGCTCGTGGCCGCCCTCGCGCACCACGGCGCCCCGGAGAACGTGCGCAGCCCGAGCCGGCCGCCCCGTGCTGCCCTGTGGCGTCCGGCCGACGGTCGGGACCCGATCGGTGGCATCGCCTGCCTGGCGGACGCCGCACGATCGTGGTTCCCGGCGTGGCGCGAGCCGGCCGACCCGTTTCTCGACCGACCGGCGTTCCAGCACGCATTCAGCGGGCTCGTCACTCTCGCCGACTGGGTCGGCTCGGACGAAGCGTCCTTCCCGTACGCCTCGACGAAGGACGGCCGCATGTCCTTCGCGCGGGAGCGCGCGCCCGAGGGGCTCCGGCGCCTGTGGATCGACCCGAGCGCGGCCAGGACGGCGCTGGGAGGGCGTGCGCCGGCCTTCACCCGCCTCTTCGATGTGCCGAGCCCCCGTCCAGCGCAGCAGGCCGTTCTCGACCTGCCGGTGGCCCCGGAGGGCGGGCTCACCGTGCTGGAGGCCGAGACAGGGTCCGGAAAGACGGAAGCAGCCGTGGCGCGCTTCGCCCGTCTCTTCGCCGACGGGCTGGTGAACGGAATGTACTTCGCGCTCCCGACCCGCACCTCTGCCACGCAGATCCACCGGCGCCTGGTGGACGCGATGCGGCGCTGCTTCCCCGACGAGAACTCGCGCCCGCCGGTGGTGCTGGCCGTGCCCGGCTATCTGCGAGTCGACGACGCAGAAGGCAAGCGCGACCCGCGACTGCCACCGTTCTCGGTCTCGTGGCCCGACGACGAGCAGGAGCGCATGCGCTGGCGCGGATGGGCGGTCGAGCACGGCAAGCGATACCTAGCGGGCACCGTGGTCGTCGGCACCATCGACCAGGTCCTCCTCTCCGCGCTCCCGCTGAAGCACGCGCACCTGCGCGCCGCGTCGCTCCTGCGCCACCTCCTCGTGGTGGACGAGGTGCACGCCTCGGACGCGTACATGAACCGCTTGCTCGCGACGGTGCTGGATCGCCACCTCGCCGCCGGCGGGCACGCGCTCCTCATGTCGGCGACGCTGGGCGCCGCCGCGCGCGAGCGGTTCACCCGGGCGCGCGACGACGCGACCCCACCGCCGCTCTCTACGTGCGCGGAGATGCGCTACCCCGGCATCACCTGTCGGAGCGCCGGGTCGCGGGTTGCGGATTCCAGGCCTCGGCCCGCGGGCGCAGCAGGCAACCCGAAGCCGATCACCGTCGAGTCGGTGGCGATCCTCGAGGATCCGTCCGCCGTGGCGCGGCGGGCGCTCGACGCTGCACGCGCGGGCGCCCGGGTGCTGGTGATCCGCAACACGGTGAACGGCGCGCTCGCCGTGCAGCGAGCGCTCGAGGTGCTCGCGGCGCCGGCAGACGGCGCACGCCTCTTCACGTGCGAAGGGCAGGCCGCACCGCACCACTCGAGGTACGCAGGCCCGGATCGCGAGCGGCTGGATCGGGCCATCGAGTCCGCGCTTGGGAAGGGAACGGACCCGGGCGGCCACGTGGTCGTCGCGACGCAGACCGTCCAGCAGAGCTTGGACCTCGACGCGGACTTTCTCCTTACGGATCTCTGCCCGGCCGACGTGCTGCTGCAGCGCGCCGGGCGCCTGCATCGGCACGCGGATCGCGTTCGTCCGGCCGGGTTCGAGCGCGCGCGCGTCATGCTGCTGGTGCCCAGCACGCCGGACCTCGGCAGGTACATCGACGGCCGCGGCGCGGCCCGCGGACCCCACGGCATCGGCACCGTCTACCGCGATCTCCGGATCCTCGAAGCGACTTGGGCGTTCATCCGCCACCGCCCGGAGATCGACATCCCAGCGATGAACAGGGCCTTCGTCGAGGCGGCCACCCACCCCGAGGCGCTCGCAGGAGTGGTCGCCCGCGGGGCGGGCCGGTGGGGCCTGCACGCTCGCGCGGTCACCGGCGCGCTCCTCGGAGAGCAGGTGCTTGCGGCGACAAACGCCTTCGACTGGGACCGACCGTTCGGCGACGCCGGGTTCCCCACCGGCTTCGACGCGGTGGTGAAGACCCGGCTCGGCGCTGGCGATCGGATCGCCAGGTTCGAGCCGGCGGTCCCGTCGCCCTTCGCCGGGAGCGTCGAATTCTTGAGCATCCCCGCATGGTTTGCGCAGGGTGCGGGATCGGAAGAGGTGCCGCGAAGCGTGAACGTGTCTGGCCGCTTCGTACGGTTCCAGTTCGGAGCACGACGCTTCGTCTACGACCGGCTCGGCCTTCGTCCTGAGGACGCCAGCGGACCACCGCACGAGGAGGATGCTGCAGATGCCTAG